The sequence CCACCAGCCGTCGTTGGTGATGATTGTTAGGAAGTCGGCACCGTCCTGCACAAACCGGTTCACCCAACCGGGAAAGACCGAATCGTAGCAGATCAGTGCGGGTGTGCTGTGCGAATTTACGGAGAAATTAACCGGTTCACGGCCCAGGCCGTACCCCATCAGGTTACCCCAGTCAATCCAGCCAAAACGGTCGATACGGTGGAAAAAATTCACAAAGGGAAATCGTTCAACCACAGGCACCAGTTTGCCCTTGCGATAAACGCTGTTCTCCTCTGTGGGATGCAGGTTGAATGCGGCGTTGTAGACCCGGTATGAGGTTCCGTTCCCTGTGGTTCTGTACACGGTTTGTCCGTTCGGTTCCGGAAAGTATTCCACGAACCCCGCTCCGGCAATCAGTTCCGTATCCCAGACGCGCAGGGAATCGCGGATCCGGTTAAAATGACGATTCTGCAGGGCGAGCGAGCTCATCATGGCGTTTTCGGGCCACACCACTACATCGGTATCGTCCGTCACGACGGATGCCGTCTGAGTCAGGATTTTGGTGATGAGATCATCGAGTGTATCATGTCCTCCGTAGGGTGTAACATAGGAGTCTGAATTGGGCTGTACCACGGCTACGTTCAACGGCTCACCCGATTCAGCGGGAATTGAGGCAAAGGCCAGCAGGGAGAAGAGCGGGAACAGAAGAAACGCCGTAAGAGACTGGTACAACACAGGCTTTTCAGGTCGGGTAAGATAGCGATAAAAAAGCGAGGCGGAGAGCACCACCCAGAATGAGATGCCAAGCACTCCCGTATATGAAATATACTGAATGGCGCCCGTCAGGTTGGCCCAGCCGTTGCCCAGGGTGAGCCAGGGCCAGGCCAGGTCCCAGTTGTGGTGTAGAAATTCATAACTGACCCATACAGCGGCCGCAACTACAGCAGAACCGAGGGGATTCATACGTGACCGGAAGAGGGTTCGAATGAGCAGCAGAGGCACGAGCATGATCGCCGCATTTGCAACGATCGCGGCAATGCCGCCGGATACCGTTGCCATCATCAGCCAGTAGGTTACCAGCAGGTTCCACAATACAAGTGCAGGATAGCTGTAGAGGATGGTTTCCCTTTTTGTGGCGCTCAGCTCCCCGATTCTGAACAGGAAGACGAACGCAGGTATCTGAAGAATTGCCAGATTGAAAGGCGGAAATGAAAGCGACAGCAGGATGGCGGATAAAAGCGAGAGCGCCCAGGGCCGGTTCCAGATCGGTAAACGTTTCATCCGTTCATACAGGTTTGAAATTTCATGGTGATGTTGCTTAAATCATTCACTGTAATCCTTTCCGGATACAATGACAACGAATTCGCCCTTAATGGAGTCCTTCTGCTGCCAGCGTTCCAGCAGAGGCTCCAGTTTGTCGCGGTCGAGCTCCTCAAACTTTTTGGTCAGTTCGCGCGCTACGCATACCCAACGCTCATCACCCGCAAAATCGTGCAGCTGTTTTAAAAAACGAACCAGCTTATGCGGACTCACATAGATCACCGAGGTGATTTCTGACGCAGCGATCGCTTCAATGCGTGTTTTACGGCCTTTTTTGGGAGGTAAAAACCCCTCGAACACGTAGCGGTCGCAGGGAAGTCCGCTTGCAGCCAGGGCGGTGGTGGCCGCATCAGGCCCCGGAATGGCGCTAACCGTATGACCATTCCGGTGTGCCGCGCGGGCAGCAAGGAAACCGGGATCCGAAATTCCGGGCATCCCCGCATCCGAAATTACCGCAATGTCCTGTCCGCCCGCAAGCAGGTTCATAATATGACCAACCTTCTGGTGCTCATTGTGTTGATGAAACGAAAAAGTCGGTTTATTGATTTGAAAGTGCTGTAACAGTACCCCTGATGTGCGGGTGTCCTCGCACGCTATCTGGTCCACGGAACGAAGAGTTTCCACAGCCCTGGGCGAAAAGTCGCTCAGGTTTCCAATGGGTGTCGCTACCAGGTATAATGTTGCCACAGTGGATATATTGGGTTATTCCGCACGGCAGATGACGGTTTTAAATAAGTGACAAAGATAATAACAAAATCTTGTAGTTTGTTCAGGGTTTCCCGAAACCCTGGAACTGAGAAGAAAACGGGCATTACAGGGTACATCAACAGAATATATTCCCAGAGACAAACTTTTCGGGATCACACACAAAATTATTAACCGGTTAATTACATACTTATGAACTTTCAACCATCCGGCATTAATCATATGACCATTCGAGTAAACGAGATCGAGCGGTCGGAAGAGTTTTACGGGGATATTCTCGGGTTTGAACTCGTAAGAAAAATGGGACAAAGCATGGCGGTCTACAAAATAGGGGACGAAGATACCCTGGTAATTGTGGAAGCGGAAACGAGTTACGATCCCAACTCCCGTGATTTCAGGGTAGACCATATCGGGTTTTATCTGAACTCACCGGAAGAAGTAGATGAAATGGCATCCTATCTGCGCGAGCATGAGGTGACCATCCTGAGCGGTCCCGCAAACCGTAAAAAAGGGCGATTCGTATTTGCATCCGATCCTGACGGAAATATGATTGAATTTTTCTTTGAAGGAGAGTAACCCCCTGCGGAGTGTGACGAACTGATAGAATAGTATAGTATGGCATGTTATTTGCATGCTTGAGAATCGAATACAGACAACCATTTAAACGATTGAAAAGAGCAACAGCAAAAGAATTGATGAGCACCGAACAGGAAAAAGAACAGGACCAGGACCAGAAACAGGATATGAAAGGCAGAAACAGATTCAGGCGCGCGGAGAGCCATGAGGCAGAAGTAGCCCCGGAAGAGTCCGATATGGATGCGTCAACGCAGACCGATCAGGAGACCGATGAAATTTTACTGGAACAGCAGCAGAAGATCAATGAGCTGGAAGCAGAACTACAGGAAGTGAAGGACAATCAGCTGCGTAAGGCTGCAGAGATGGAGAACTTCAGAAAACGGCTTCTGCGCGACCGGGATCAGATGTCCAGAATGGCAAAGGAGACGGCCGTTGAAGCGTTCCTGCCCGTTTACGATGACCTGCTCCGTACCATCGAAGCACTGGATAATGCCGATGCGGGCAAAGCCTACCTGGAAGGCATACGGCTGGTAGCCAATAAGTTTGAAGAAGTGCTTCACCACTTTAACGTGGAAAAAATCGATGAAACCGGCGTTCCTTTCGACGTGGACCTTCACGATGCCATGATGCGTCAAAAGCCGGAAGATGACTCCATTGAGAGCGGCACTGTATTGCAGGTGTTTGAAAACGGCTACAAAATGGGAGACAAGACACTGCGTCATGCAAAAGTAATTGTGAGCGAGTAACCACGGATTTTTTATGTCAAAAAGAGACTACTACGAAATATTAGGTGTTGACAAAAGCGCAGGTGACGGAGAGCTGAAAAAAGCATACCGCAAACTGGCGATGAAATACCATCCCGACCGAAATAAGGGAGATGCCGATGCGGAAAAGAAGTTCAAGGAAGCTTCGGAGGCGTATGATGTGCTCCGCGACCCGCAAAAACGCCAGCGGTACGATCAGTTCGGCCATGCTGGAATGAATGGAGGCGGATTCGGCGGCGCTTCCGATTTCGGAAATGCAGACTTTGAAGACATTTTCAGCCGGTTCAGCGACATCTTCGGCGGAGATATTTTTGGAGGAGACCCGTTTGGGGGCGGACGCGGACAGAGCCGCCGCCGCAGAGGAACGGGACGGCCGGGATCCGACATGAAGCTGAGGGTAGAGCTCACCCTTGAAGAGATTGCGGAGGGCGCGGAGAAAACGCTCAAAGTGAAAAAGCATGTGAAATGTGATGCCTGCAACGGAACCGGAGCGGAGACCGAAGCCGATTTTGAGACCTGCGGCACCTGCAATGGCGTGGGTGAGGTTCGGCAGGTGTCACGCACCATGTTTGGCCAGTTTGTCAATGTACAACCCTGCCCGACATGCAACGGAGAAGGAAAAATCATTAAAAATCGCTGTTCAGAGTGCGGTGGTGAAGGCCGCATGAAAAGCGATGAGAAGATCAAGGTTAACATACCGTCGGGCGTGGCCAACGGTAATTATATCACGCTCCGGCGTCAGGGGAACGCGGGGATACGCGGCGGCCAGCCGGGCGATCTGATCGTTCTGATAGAAGAAAAACCCCATGAGGATTTTGAACGCGAGGGCAATGATATTTTCTACGATCTCAGTCTGAGTATCCCGGATGCCATTTTGGGTACTGAGGTGCAGGTTCCTACACTGAAGGGAAAAGCCAAAGTTAAAATTGAACCGGGCACACAGCCCGGCAAGCTGCTTCGCATGAAAGAGCGGGGCATACGGGGGCTCAATAATTCAGGTACAGGCGATCAATACATTCGCATAAATATGTATGTGCCGAAAGATCTCACTCCCGAGGAGAGGTCGCATGTGGAAGCGCTGAGGGGCGAAAAACACTTTGATCCGGCGGATGCAAAAGAACGCGACAAGAGCTTCTTTTCCAAAATTAAAGACGTTTTCGGGTAAACCGCAGATGCCGGACAAAAACTGAATGGTGCGGGGTGTCGGTATCTGTCACCCATGTCTTGTATCTTGTTGCCTCTGGAAATCAACGTGCAATCAAATCTGATATGGGACTCATAGAAATCGGCATTATAGCAGTGGCTGCGCTTGGAGCGGGTGCGCTCATCACATTTCTGATTCTGAACTCTAAAATTACACTTCTCAGAGAGAGAAACAGCCTTCAGGAGACAGAACTGGAAGAGCGGGAGAACAGGCTTGAGGCGCAGCGTGCTGAGAAAAGCGCTCTGGAGACGGAGCTTGCGACGCTGCGAGCCGATTACCGGAATCTTCAGGAGCGGCTGTCGGAGCAGAAGGGGGAACTGGAGGAGCTTCAAAAGACCTTTAGAAATGAGTTCAGAAATCTGGCAAACGATATCCTGGAGGAGAAGTCGAAAAAATTTACCGAGCAGAATCGCGAAAAACTGGATGCCCTTCTGAAGCCGCTCGGCGAAAAAATATCGGAGTTTCAGAAACGTGTTGAAGATACCCACCGTGAGGACGTAAAAGGGCGAAGCGCACTGGATCAGCATCTGAAAACCCTGCGCGAGCTGAACCAGAAAATGAGCGACGAAGCCCGAAATCTCACCAAAGCCCTTAAAGGCGATACCAAAAAGCAGGGGAACTGGGGAGAGGTGATCCTGCAGCGGATTCTAGAGAAGTCCGGCCTTCGAAAAGGCTACGAATATCATACCCAGCAGAGCAGCACAAATGAAGACGGCAGGCGGCTTCAGCCCGATGTAATCGTACACCTGCCCGATGAGAAGAAATTGGTTGTGGACTCAAAAGTTTCTCTCACCGCCTACGAAAAATATGCATCGGCCGAGGACACCGAAGAGCAGCAGGCGGCACTTAAACAGCATATTCATTCACTCAGGGCACATGTAAAAGGGCTTGGAAACAAGAACTATGAACAGATTCACGGGTTTCAGAGCCCGGATTTTGTGCTGATGTTTATTCCCATTGAGCCTGCATTCGGACTCGCAATGCACAACGATCCGGAACTGTACAACGAAGCATTCGATAAAAATATCATCATCGTAAGTCCCACAACGCTGCTGGCCACGCTTGCCACAATCGACAATGTCTGGAAGCAGGAGTACCAGAATAAAAATGCGATGGATATCGCGGAACGGGGAGGTGCACTTTACGACAAGTTCGTTCTTTTTGTAGAGAGCATGAAGGATATCGGGAACAGGATACAGCAGACGCAAAAAAGCTATGATGAGGCGATGAACCGCCTGAGCGAGGGGTCAGGAAACCTGGTCAGACAGACGGAAATGCTCCGTGAACTGGGTGCAAAGGCATCAAAGAAACTTCCGGATGCAATGGTTGACAGAAAACCGGACCCCGAAAAAGAAGATCAGGGAGAGGCGTAGTTTAGAGGTTCGATCAGGGCAGCCAGATCGTGACCATTATGATTGGAAACGGCCGTATACCAATTGTCTTCCCATTTCCAGGAGAGTACGTGTCGTGAGTCCACTTCAGCGATGTGAAAGTCGGTTGTTTTTACACATTTTTCGACAGCTTCCCTGTTCCGAACGATATTCCTGTTTTGATCAATCTCATTCACGCTGAATGCAAACAAAAAGATGGATTCATTAATGTCCGGCTGTTGATATTCAAGCAGAGGGGCCTTCATTCCATTGTAGAAATCGGACATGAATACACCCGCAAATTTAGCGCCGGTAATTTTCGGAACGGTA comes from Rhodohalobacter mucosus and encodes:
- the lnt gene encoding apolipoprotein N-acyltransferase — its product is MKRLPIWNRPWALSLLSAILLSLSFPPFNLAILQIPAFVFLFRIGELSATKRETILYSYPALVLWNLLVTYWLMMATVSGGIAAIVANAAIMLVPLLLIRTLFRSRMNPLGSAVVAAAVWVSYEFLHHNWDLAWPWLTLGNGWANLTGAIQYISYTGVLGISFWVVLSASLFYRYLTRPEKPVLYQSLTAFLLFPLFSLLAFASIPAESGEPLNVAVVQPNSDSYVTPYGGHDTLDDLITKILTQTASVVTDDTDVVVWPENAMMSSLALQNRHFNRIRDSLRVWDTELIAGAGFVEYFPEPNGQTVYRTTGNGTSYRVYNAAFNLHPTEENSVYRKGKLVPVVERFPFVNFFHRIDRFGWIDWGNLMGYGLGREPVNFSVNSHSTPALICYDSVFPGWVNRFVQDGADFLTIITNDGWWGDSNGHVQHFDYARLRSIEQRRWIVRSANNGISGIISPDGKVQLETEYWVDAAFTFTIYTSDHKTFFARYGDWFGQLMLVIAFIGMIVYGVSGRKNPSAPE
- the rsmI gene encoding 16S rRNA (cytidine(1402)-2'-O)-methyltransferase; its protein translation is MATLYLVATPIGNLSDFSPRAVETLRSVDQIACEDTRTSGVLLQHFQINKPTFSFHQHNEHQKVGHIMNLLAGGQDIAVISDAGMPGISDPGFLAARAAHRNGHTVSAIPGPDAATTALAASGLPCDRYVFEGFLPPKKGRKTRIEAIAASEITSVIYVSPHKLVRFLKQLHDFAGDERWVCVARELTKKFEELDRDKLEPLLERWQQKDSIKGEFVVIVSGKDYSE
- a CDS encoding nucleotide exchange factor GrpE, translating into MKRATAKELMSTEQEKEQDQDQKQDMKGRNRFRRAESHEAEVAPEESDMDASTQTDQETDEILLEQQQKINELEAELQEVKDNQLRKAAEMENFRKRLLRDRDQMSRMAKETAVEAFLPVYDDLLRTIEALDNADAGKAYLEGIRLVANKFEEVLHHFNVEKIDETGVPFDVDLHDAMMRQKPEDDSIESGTVLQVFENGYKMGDKTLRHAKVIVSE
- the dnaJ gene encoding molecular chaperone DnaJ, producing MSKRDYYEILGVDKSAGDGELKKAYRKLAMKYHPDRNKGDADAEKKFKEASEAYDVLRDPQKRQRYDQFGHAGMNGGGFGGASDFGNADFEDIFSRFSDIFGGDIFGGDPFGGGRGQSRRRRGTGRPGSDMKLRVELTLEEIAEGAEKTLKVKKHVKCDACNGTGAETEADFETCGTCNGVGEVRQVSRTMFGQFVNVQPCPTCNGEGKIIKNRCSECGGEGRMKSDEKIKVNIPSGVANGNYITLRRQGNAGIRGGQPGDLIVLIEEKPHEDFEREGNDIFYDLSLSIPDAILGTEVQVPTLKGKAKVKIEPGTQPGKLLRMKERGIRGLNNSGTGDQYIRINMYVPKDLTPEERSHVEALRGEKHFDPADAKERDKSFFSKIKDVFG
- a CDS encoding VOC family protein; this encodes MTIRVNEIERSEEFYGDILGFELVRKMGQSMAVYKIGDEDTLVIVEAETSYDPNSRDFRVDHIGFYLNSPEEVDEMASYLREHEVTILSGPANRKKGRFVFASDPDGNMIEFFFEGE
- a CDS encoding DNA recombination protein RmuC; the protein is MGLIEIGIIAVAALGAGALITFLILNSKITLLRERNSLQETELEERENRLEAQRAEKSALETELATLRADYRNLQERLSEQKGELEELQKTFRNEFRNLANDILEEKSKKFTEQNREKLDALLKPLGEKISEFQKRVEDTHREDVKGRSALDQHLKTLRELNQKMSDEARNLTKALKGDTKKQGNWGEVILQRILEKSGLRKGYEYHTQQSSTNEDGRRLQPDVIVHLPDEKKLVVDSKVSLTAYEKYASAEDTEEQQAALKQHIHSLRAHVKGLGNKNYEQIHGFQSPDFVLMFIPIEPAFGLAMHNDPELYNEAFDKNIIIVSPTTLLATLATIDNVWKQEYQNKNAMDIAERGGALYDKFVLFVESMKDIGNRIQQTQKSYDEAMNRLSEGSGNLVRQTEMLRELGAKASKKLPDAMVDRKPDPEKEDQGEA